In the genome of Telluria beijingensis, one region contains:
- a CDS encoding TIGR00645 family protein: protein MSALEPSKQIRKLSPLNNLIFASRWLQLPLYLGLILAQCVYVFHFWVELVDLIGAAMGNVDSLNHIIDAVGLSGNRPQRLTETVIMLVVLGLIDVVMISNLLIMVIVGGYETFVSRMHLEGHPDQPEWLSHVNASVLKTKLAMAIIGISSIHLLKTFINAANYSEKTLMWQTLIHVAFLVSALAISWTDRITTMTHSEKH, encoded by the coding sequence ATGTCCGCCCTCGAACCAAGCAAGCAAATCCGCAAGCTGTCCCCGCTGAACAACCTGATCTTCGCCAGCCGCTGGCTGCAGCTGCCGCTGTACCTCGGCCTGATCCTGGCGCAGTGCGTGTACGTATTCCACTTCTGGGTCGAACTCGTCGACCTGATCGGCGCCGCCATGGGCAACGTCGATTCGCTGAACCACATCATCGATGCCGTCGGCCTGTCCGGCAATCGTCCGCAGCGCCTGACCGAAACCGTCATCATGCTGGTCGTGCTGGGCCTGATCGACGTGGTCATGATCTCGAACCTGCTCATCATGGTGATCGTCGGCGGCTACGAAACCTTCGTCTCGCGCATGCACCTCGAAGGCCACCCCGACCAGCCGGAATGGCTGTCGCACGTGAACGCGTCGGTCCTCAAGACCAAGCTGGCGATGGCGATCATCGGCATCTCGTCGATCCACCTGCTCAAGACCTTCATCAACGCCGCCAACTACAGCGAGAAGACCCTCATGTGGCAGACGCTGATCCACGTCGCCTTCCTGGTCTCGGCCCTGGCGATTTCGTGGACCGACCGCATCACCACCATGACGCACAGCGAAAAGCATTGA
- the acs gene encoding acetate--CoA ligase, producing MAENETTQEQSQGLQEHRVFQPPKEFADKAAVNGMAAYEKLCAEAENDYEGFWARLARENLDWHKPFTSTLDESNAPFYKWFADGQLNASYNCLDRNLENGNADKTAIIFEADNGAVTKVTYRELHERVCKFANALKSRGIKKGDRVVIYMSMSVEGVTAMQACARIGATHSVVFGGFSAKSLQERIIDAGAVAVITADEQQRGGKALPLKAIVDEALGLGGCDTVKDVIVYKRTGGNINFKEGRDIWLHELVEGQSAECAPEWVDAEHPLFILYTSGSTGTPKGVQHSTGGYLLWAALTMKWTFDLKPEDVYWCTADIGWITGHTYIAYGPLAVGGTQVVFEGVPTFPNAGRFWQTVEKHKVSIFYTAPTAIRSLIKASDLDEKVHPKNYDLSSLRLLGSVGEPINPEAWMWYYRNVGQERCPIVDTFWQTETGGHMITPLPGATPMVPGSCTLPLPGIMAAIVDEAGADVANGQGGILVVKRPWPSMIRTIWNNPDRFRTSYFPDELGGKYYLAGDGAIRNKDTGNFTITGRIDDVLNVSGHRMGTMEIESALVANPIVAEAAVVGRPDETTGESICAFVVLKQARPTGEEAKKLANELRAWVGKEIGPIAKPKEIRFGDNLPKTRSGKIMRRLLRVLAKGENITQDVSTLENPAILEQLKESA from the coding sequence ATGGCCGAGAACGAGACCACCCAAGAGCAATCCCAGGGCCTGCAGGAGCACCGCGTGTTCCAGCCGCCAAAGGAGTTTGCCGATAAGGCCGCCGTCAATGGCATGGCCGCCTACGAAAAACTGTGCGCCGAAGCCGAGAATGATTACGAAGGTTTCTGGGCTCGGCTGGCGCGCGAGAACCTCGACTGGCACAAGCCGTTCACCTCGACCCTCGACGAATCGAACGCTCCCTTCTACAAGTGGTTCGCCGACGGCCAGCTGAACGCCTCGTACAACTGCCTCGACCGCAACCTGGAAAACGGCAATGCCGACAAGACCGCCATCATCTTCGAGGCGGACAACGGCGCGGTCACGAAAGTCACTTACCGCGAGCTGCACGAGCGCGTCTGCAAATTCGCCAACGCCCTGAAATCGCGCGGCATCAAGAAGGGCGACCGCGTCGTCATCTACATGTCGATGTCGGTCGAAGGCGTGACCGCGATGCAGGCCTGCGCCCGCATCGGCGCCACCCACTCGGTGGTGTTCGGCGGCTTTTCCGCCAAGTCGCTGCAAGAGCGCATCATCGACGCCGGCGCCGTGGCCGTCATCACGGCCGACGAACAGCAGCGCGGCGGCAAGGCGCTGCCGCTCAAGGCCATCGTCGACGAAGCCCTGGGCCTGGGCGGCTGCGACACCGTCAAGGACGTGATCGTCTACAAGCGCACCGGCGGCAACATCAACTTCAAGGAAGGCCGCGACATCTGGCTGCACGAACTGGTCGAAGGCCAGTCGGCCGAGTGCGCGCCTGAATGGGTCGACGCCGAGCATCCGCTGTTTATCCTCTATACCTCGGGCTCGACCGGCACGCCAAAAGGCGTGCAGCACTCGACCGGCGGCTACCTGCTGTGGGCCGCGCTGACCATGAAGTGGACCTTCGACCTGAAGCCCGAAGACGTCTACTGGTGCACCGCCGACATCGGCTGGATCACCGGCCACACCTATATCGCCTACGGTCCGCTGGCCGTCGGCGGCACGCAGGTCGTGTTCGAAGGCGTGCCGACCTTCCCGAACGCCGGCCGCTTCTGGCAGACCGTCGAGAAGCACAAGGTCAGCATCTTCTATACGGCGCCGACCGCGATCCGTTCGCTGATCAAGGCGTCCGACCTGGACGAGAAAGTCCATCCGAAGAACTACGACCTGTCCAGCCTGCGCCTGCTCGGTTCGGTCGGCGAGCCGATCAATCCGGAAGCCTGGATGTGGTACTACCGCAATGTGGGCCAGGAGCGCTGCCCGATCGTGGACACCTTCTGGCAGACCGAGACCGGCGGCCACATGATCACCCCGCTGCCGGGCGCGACCCCGATGGTGCCGGGTTCCTGCACCTTGCCGCTGCCGGGCATCATGGCCGCCATCGTGGACGAGGCCGGCGCCGACGTGGCGAACGGGCAGGGCGGCATCCTGGTCGTCAAGCGTCCATGGCCGTCGATGATCCGCACCATCTGGAACAACCCGGACCGCTTCCGCACCAGCTACTTCCCGGATGAACTGGGCGGTAAATACTACCTGGCCGGCGACGGCGCGATCCGCAACAAGGACACCGGCAACTTCACGATCACGGGCCGCATCGACGACGTGCTGAACGTGTCGGGCCACCGCATGGGCACCATGGAGATCGAGTCGGCGCTGGTGGCCAATCCGATCGTGGCCGAGGCGGCGGTGGTGGGTCGTCCCGATGAAACCACGGGCGAATCGATCTGCGCCTTCGTCGTGCTCAAGCAGGCGCGTCCGACTGGCGAGGAAGCCAAGAAACTCGCCAACGAACTGCGCGCCTGGGTTGGCAAGGAGATCGGTCCGATCGCCAAGCCGAAAGAGATCCGTTTTGGCGACAACCTGCCGAAGACCCGCTCCGGCAAGATCATGCGCCGCCTGCTGCGCGTGCTGGCCAAGGGCGAGAACATCACGCAAGACGTGTCGACGCTCGAGAATCCGGCCATCCTGGAGCAGTTGAAGGAATCGGCTTGA
- a CDS encoding GGDEF domain-containing response regulator: MHLPVPAANQSTKLLLVDDEPRMLSSLQHLLSHRHFDIDTASSGAEALACLSSTRYDLILLDLSLEDMDGQHVIDFINTHRIETDVIVVSGNMRIDAAIGALRGGAHDFLRKPFSQHDLFKTIDHVLTQRRLRQTNRDIAYQLELSERTYRYMVDASPDLIYMVEPEGRFTFVNDRACQMLGYDRRELIGKHYSILVHEEDFARARYAFNERRSGDRASRDVELRMTLRPDATRADNPGETSLIVSLNAVGMHQDQVEQGAPRYIGTYGIARDITARKQAEAVILHQAYHDVLTNLPNRLLFRDRLGQAILQSRRNGTELAAMFIDLDRFKQVNDTLGHDKGDELLLQVTARLKSCLRKGDTLARQGGDEFTVVLPDLHSRDDARLVAGKFLECLNMPFDLGGNEVVISASIGIAVFPHDGDTIDTLMRRADVAMYYIKGQGKNGQAFYVDTME; this comes from the coding sequence GTGCACCTGCCGGTTCCCGCAGCCAACCAGTCGACCAAACTGCTGCTGGTGGACGACGAGCCGCGCATGCTCTCGTCGCTGCAGCATTTGCTCAGTCACCGCCATTTCGACATCGACACGGCCAGTTCCGGCGCCGAAGCCCTGGCCTGCCTGTCCAGCACCCGCTATGACTTGATACTGCTGGACCTGAGTCTGGAAGACATGGATGGCCAGCATGTCATCGACTTCATCAATACCCACCGCATCGAGACCGACGTCATCGTCGTCAGCGGAAACATGCGCATCGATGCCGCAATCGGCGCCTTGCGCGGCGGCGCCCACGATTTCTTGCGCAAGCCGTTCAGCCAGCACGACCTGTTCAAGACCATCGACCACGTCCTGACCCAGCGCCGGCTGCGCCAGACCAACCGCGACATCGCCTACCAGCTCGAGCTGTCCGAGCGCACCTACCGCTACATGGTCGATGCCTCGCCCGATCTCATCTACATGGTCGAACCAGAAGGGCGATTCACCTTCGTGAACGACCGGGCCTGCCAGATGCTGGGCTACGATCGCCGCGAACTGATCGGCAAGCATTATTCGATCCTCGTGCACGAAGAAGACTTCGCCCGGGCGCGCTATGCCTTCAACGAACGGCGTTCCGGAGACCGGGCCTCGCGCGATGTCGAGCTGCGCATGACGCTCCGGCCGGATGCCACCCGCGCCGACAACCCCGGCGAGACCTCGCTGATCGTGTCGCTCAATGCCGTCGGCATGCACCAGGACCAGGTCGAGCAGGGCGCGCCAAGGTATATCGGCACCTACGGCATCGCGCGCGATATCACGGCGCGCAAGCAGGCCGAAGCCGTCATCCTGCACCAGGCCTATCACGATGTGTTGACCAACCTGCCGAACCGCCTGCTGTTCAGGGACCGGCTCGGCCAGGCCATCCTGCAGTCGCGGCGTAACGGCACCGAGCTGGCGGCCATGTTCATCGACCTCGACCGGTTCAAGCAGGTCAACGACACGCTCGGCCACGACAAGGGCGACGAACTGCTGCTGCAGGTGACGGCCCGCCTGAAAAGCTGCCTGCGCAAGGGCGACACGCTGGCGCGCCAGGGCGGCGACGAATTCACCGTGGTCCTGCCCGACCTGCATTCACGCGACGACGCGCGCTTGGTAGCCGGCAAATTCCTGGAATGCCTCAATATGCCCTTCGACCTGGGAGGCAATGAAGTGGTCATTTCCGCATCGATCGGCATCGCGGTCTTTCCCCATGATGGAGACACGATCGATACGCTGATGCGGCGCGCGGACGTCGCCATGTATTACATCAAAGGGCAGGGCAAGAATGGCCAGGCATTCTATGTCGATACGATGGAATAG
- a CDS encoding DinB family protein, translating to MPTREDIVLLASYNTTMNARVYAAAATLSANALHAERGAFFGSIMGTLNHLVAGDTIWLQRFQAHPANITALAAMKEIAAPTGLTHRYSDDIGVLREHRMRLDAIIEALAAEISDTDLAQPVSYRNSRGEFRKNFGSLLLHFFNHQTHHRGQASTLLSQSGVDIGVTDLVAWIPDQD from the coding sequence ATGCCAACCCGTGAAGACATCGTTCTATTAGCGTCGTACAACACCACAATGAATGCCAGGGTCTATGCGGCAGCCGCGACCTTGTCCGCAAACGCGCTGCACGCCGAGCGTGGAGCGTTCTTCGGGTCGATCATGGGCACCCTGAACCATCTCGTCGCCGGCGACACCATCTGGCTGCAGCGCTTCCAGGCGCATCCGGCGAATATCACCGCTTTGGCGGCAATGAAAGAGATCGCCGCGCCGACCGGTCTCACCCATCGGTATAGCGACGATATCGGTGTGCTGCGCGAACATCGCATGCGGCTCGATGCCATCATCGAGGCACTAGCGGCCGAGATATCGGATACCGACCTGGCGCAGCCGGTGTCATACAGGAATTCGCGGGGAGAATTCAGGAAGAATTTCGGAAGCCTGTTACTGCATTTCTTTAATCACCAGACCCATCATCGCGGCCAGGCCAGCACCTTGTTGTCGCAGTCGGGCGTGGATATCGGCGTGACCGACCTGGTTGCCTGGATTCCCGACCAGGATTGA
- a CDS encoding PEP-CTERM sorting domain-containing protein encodes MRLKSALLFTSAILAFHANVAHANLIKNGGFESNVIDTSYRAEGAIIHNGGIRINDWVNSKNGTDSGGYDFLMKGSNAHEHGGAMRLHGYGENFFKSPSGGNFFASDPDYGPGTLKQYINGLEVGTKYTLTFEYALAQQYWYEGANNNVWWEVGFGGVTQNTTKLSIPERGFSGWKTAAMEFTATSTDDWLSFLSMRTSSGGPPFMLLDNVKLEAELKAEVPEPASSALMLAGLGMVGFLARRRRNGKA; translated from the coding sequence ATGCGTCTCAAGTCAGCCTTGCTGTTCACATCTGCCATTCTTGCCTTCCACGCCAATGTCGCGCATGCGAACTTGATCAAGAACGGAGGTTTCGAGTCCAACGTCATCGATACAAGCTATCGGGCCGAAGGCGCGATCATCCACAATGGCGGCATCAGGATCAATGACTGGGTCAACAGCAAGAATGGCACCGATAGCGGCGGCTACGACTTCCTGATGAAGGGCTCCAACGCGCATGAGCATGGCGGCGCGATGCGGCTGCACGGCTACGGTGAGAATTTCTTCAAATCTCCGTCTGGTGGCAATTTCTTCGCCTCCGACCCGGATTACGGTCCAGGGACGCTGAAGCAGTACATCAACGGCCTGGAAGTCGGCACCAAATATACCTTGACCTTCGAGTATGCACTTGCCCAGCAATATTGGTATGAAGGTGCTAACAATAATGTCTGGTGGGAAGTCGGGTTCGGCGGCGTCACGCAGAACACCACCAAGCTGAGCATTCCAGAGCGAGGCTTCAGCGGCTGGAAGACCGCGGCCATGGAGTTCACCGCCACTAGCACCGACGACTGGCTGTCCTTCCTGTCCATGCGCACTTCCTCAGGTGGCCCTCCGTTCATGCTGCTCGACAATGTGAAGCTGGAAGCCGAGCTGAAAGCCGAAGTCCCCGAGCCTGCAAGCTCGGCGTTGATGCTGGCCGGCCTCGGCATGGTGGGCTTCCTCGCACGCCGCCGCCGCAACGGCAAGGCATGA
- a CDS encoding sterol desaturase family protein, which yields MNISLAEFAIDLARTCVWLVLLTALFVPLERWFGVRHEQPDRALRHNLAYYFISSLVPIMLLSAPMALLATAAHHLTPAALKTVVADLPLAARVALAFVVAETGFYWGHRLSHEIPWLWRFHALHHTAERMHFLTNTRNHPVDMVITRLFGLVPLYMLGLAAPSLAGSATPALLLVLGNVWGFFIHANLRWRLGPLEWIVSTPAFHHWHHSRHDHINRNYASTLPFLDRIFGSYYLPKHWPADVGTDTPCAPTLGGQLLDPMLPARKAPARMGDA from the coding sequence ATGAATATTTCCCTTGCCGAATTCGCCATCGACCTCGCGCGCACCTGCGTCTGGCTGGTGCTGCTGACGGCCCTGTTCGTCCCGCTCGAGCGCTGGTTCGGCGTTCGTCACGAGCAGCCGGATCGCGCGCTGCGGCACAACCTGGCCTATTATTTCATCAGCAGCCTGGTGCCGATCATGCTGCTCAGCGCGCCGATGGCGCTACTGGCCACCGCCGCCCACCACCTGACACCGGCCGCGCTGAAGACCGTGGTGGCGGATCTGCCGCTGGCGGCGCGGGTCGCGCTGGCCTTCGTGGTCGCCGAAACCGGTTTCTATTGGGGGCATCGCCTGAGCCATGAGATCCCCTGGCTGTGGCGCTTCCACGCGCTGCACCATACTGCCGAGCGCATGCATTTCTTGACCAATACCCGCAACCACCCGGTCGACATGGTCATTACCCGGCTGTTCGGCCTGGTGCCGCTGTACATGCTGGGCCTGGCCGCACCGAGCCTGGCCGGCAGCGCCACGCCGGCCTTGCTGCTGGTGCTCGGCAATGTATGGGGCTTCTTCATCCACGCCAACCTGCGCTGGCGCCTGGGCCCACTGGAGTGGATCGTCTCGACGCCGGCCTTCCACCACTGGCACCACAGCCGCCACGACCACATCAACCGCAACTACGCGTCGACCCTGCCGTTCCTCGACCGGATCTTCGGCAGCTACTACCTGCCAAAGCACTGGCCGGCCGACGTCGGCACCGACACCCCGTGCGCGCCGACGCTGGGCGGCCAGTTGCTCGATCCGATGCTGCCGGCCAGGAAAGCCCCGGCACGGATGGGTGACGCTTAA
- the pcaD gene encoding 3-oxoadipate enol-lactonase yields the protein MSHDPIDHDYERGLRNRRAILGDAWVERSLNNANDFNADFQNLITRFAWHEIWGRPGLEARMRRVIVLATTMALARWEEFELHVRAALQDDSGNGLTREELKEVLMQAAIYAGVPAANTGFSLAQHILRELEFPLAPGVPGEVVHPGVGRVGTTASGPRLRYSVREARHGGLPRQTVVLSHALGCDMDMWDGLANQLAADCRVICYDHRGHGGSDAPPGPYTMAALADDAARLLDELDTGPVVWVGLSMGGMVGQELALRYPRLVAALVVANSTSGYPEAARAMWGERIAKVEHEGVEAIADAVMGRYFDDAFRAANPATVARFRRRVAGTDAVGYAGCCAAVAGVDTTGRLAQIAVPTLVIAGERDAGTPPAMSETIAAGVEGARLAVIPDATHLSAIEQPARFNGLVREFIGRLAVRS from the coding sequence ATGAGCCACGACCCGATCGACCACGACTACGAACGCGGCCTGCGCAACCGGCGCGCCATCCTGGGCGACGCCTGGGTGGAGCGCTCGCTGAACAACGCCAACGACTTCAATGCCGACTTCCAGAACCTGATCACGCGCTTCGCCTGGCACGAGATCTGGGGCCGGCCCGGCCTGGAGGCGCGCATGCGGCGCGTGATCGTGCTGGCCACCACCATGGCGCTGGCGCGCTGGGAAGAATTCGAGCTGCACGTGCGCGCCGCGCTGCAGGACGACAGCGGCAATGGCCTCACGCGCGAGGAACTCAAGGAAGTGCTGATGCAGGCCGCGATCTATGCCGGCGTGCCGGCCGCGAACACCGGCTTCTCGCTGGCCCAGCACATCCTGCGCGAGCTGGAATTCCCGCTGGCCCCTGGCGTGCCCGGCGAAGTCGTCCATCCGGGCGTCGGCCGCGTCGGCACCACCGCGAGCGGACCGCGCCTGCGTTACAGCGTGCGCGAAGCGCGCCATGGCGGCCTGCCGCGCCAGACGGTGGTGCTGAGCCACGCACTGGGCTGCGACATGGACATGTGGGACGGCCTGGCCAATCAGCTGGCCGCCGACTGCCGCGTGATCTGCTACGACCACCGCGGCCACGGCGGCTCGGACGCGCCGCCCGGCCCCTACACGATGGCCGCACTGGCCGACGACGCGGCGCGCCTGCTGGACGAACTGGATACCGGCCCGGTGGTCTGGGTCGGCCTGTCGATGGGCGGCATGGTGGGCCAGGAACTGGCGCTGCGCTACCCGCGGCTGGTGGCGGCGCTGGTGGTGGCCAATTCCACATCGGGCTATCCGGAGGCGGCGCGCGCGATGTGGGGCGAACGCATCGCGAAGGTCGAGCATGAGGGCGTGGAAGCGATCGCCGACGCCGTGATGGGCCGCTATTTCGACGACGCCTTCCGCGCCGCCAACCCGGCCACGGTGGCGCGCTTCCGGCGCCGCGTGGCGGGAACCGATGCGGTCGGCTATGCCGGTTGCTGCGCGGCGGTGGCCGGGGTCGACACCACCGGACGGCTGGCGCAGATCGCCGTGCCGACCCTGGTGATCGCCGGCGAACGCGATGCCGGCACGCCGCCGGCGATGTCGGAAACCATCGCCGCGGGTGTCGAGGGCGCGCGGCTGGCAGTCATTCCGGATGCGACGCACCTGAGCGCGATCGAGCAGCCGGCGCGTTTCAATGGGCTGGTGCGTGAGTTTATCGGGCGGTTGGCGGTACGCAGTTAA
- a CDS encoding lyase family protein, whose protein sequence is MSVALFDGFLSSPEMIAVFDDGAIVQAMFDFEQALAAAQAAHGVIPDGAARAIAGVCKAPLYDIPALVRAGRRAGSLAIPLVKELTAAVALYDQEASTFVHRGSTSQDVLDSAMALVTREALALLERDLDRLIESLLALAERHLDTPVLARTLMQPAQVSSFGLKAAQWAAPLVRARRRLRATAHDALQLQLGGAVGTRSALGEHGDEVASHMAAALGLGNPPAAWHTQRDEWVRLGLEVALLSASLGKIATDLALMAQGEVGELAEPSGAGRGGSSAMPHKRNPVAAMTALAASSRTPQVAAALLGSMGQQHERGLGNWQAELAEWPTLFLSAHGALAALAEAFGALEVNPARMRANIDSLQGLVFAEGAAAMLAETIGRPAAHALLESLSRQALAEGVHLAALVRQAEGADPARVDALFDPVHAAQPGAATARALLAQLRQPIDEDTR, encoded by the coding sequence ATGAGCGTGGCGCTGTTCGACGGTTTCCTGTCGTCGCCCGAGATGATCGCCGTGTTCGACGACGGCGCCATCGTGCAGGCCATGTTCGACTTCGAACAGGCGCTGGCCGCGGCCCAGGCCGCGCATGGCGTGATCCCGGACGGCGCCGCGCGCGCCATCGCCGGCGTGTGCAAGGCGCCGTTGTACGACATCCCGGCCCTGGTGCGCGCCGGCCGTCGCGCCGGCAGCCTGGCCATCCCGCTGGTGAAGGAACTGACGGCGGCGGTGGCCCTGTACGACCAGGAAGCATCCACCTTCGTCCACCGCGGCAGCACCAGCCAGGACGTGCTCGACAGCGCCATGGCGCTGGTCACGCGCGAGGCGCTGGCGCTGCTCGAGCGCGACCTCGATCGCCTGATCGAATCGCTGCTGGCATTGGCCGAGCGGCACCTGGACACGCCGGTGCTGGCGCGCACCCTGATGCAGCCGGCCCAGGTGAGCAGCTTCGGCCTGAAGGCGGCGCAATGGGCCGCGCCCCTGGTGCGCGCGCGCCGGCGCCTGCGCGCGACCGCGCACGACGCCCTGCAACTGCAGCTGGGCGGCGCGGTCGGCACCCGCTCGGCCCTGGGCGAGCACGGCGACGAGGTGGCCAGCCACATGGCGGCGGCGCTGGGCCTGGGCAATCCACCCGCGGCCTGGCATACCCAGCGCGACGAGTGGGTGCGCCTGGGCCTGGAAGTAGCGCTGCTCAGCGCCAGCCTGGGCAAGATCGCGACCGACCTGGCCCTGATGGCGCAGGGAGAGGTCGGCGAGCTGGCCGAGCCAAGTGGCGCCGGCCGCGGCGGCTCGTCCGCCATGCCCCATAAACGCAATCCGGTGGCGGCCATGACGGCGCTTGCGGCCAGCAGCCGCACCCCGCAGGTGGCCGCCGCCCTGCTGGGCAGCATGGGCCAGCAGCACGAACGCGGCCTGGGCAACTGGCAGGCCGAGCTGGCCGAATGGCCGACGCTGTTCCTGTCGGCCCACGGCGCGCTGGCGGCGTTGGCCGAGGCCTTCGGCGCGCTCGAGGTGAACCCGGCGCGCATGCGCGCCAATATCGACAGCCTGCAGGGCCTGGTGTTCGCCGAAGGCGCGGCCGCCATGCTGGCCGAGACCATCGGCCGCCCGGCCGCCCACGCCCTGCTGGAAAGCCTGAGCCGCCAGGCGCTGGCCGAAGGTGTGCACCTGGCGGCGCTGGTGCGCCAGGCCGAAGGCGCCGATCCGGCACGGGTGGACGCCCTGTTCGACCCGGTGCACGCGGCGCAGCCGGGCGCCGCCACGGCCCGTGCGCTGCTCGCGCAGCTGCGCCAACCAATTGACGAGGACACCCGATGA
- a CDS encoding protocatechuate 3,4-dioxygenase, translating into MSHAITPSQTIGPFSHEAWEWACAACTPANADGSDTITISGVLRDGDGAPVGDGMIEAWTPGAATIERERDHALAGFRRVPTDDEGRFTLVLGRAQEASCEPAALVTVFMRGLLVHQFSAVFLEDDDLDRAALLNQVPPERRATLVARKTGPASYNWDIRMQGEQETVFFDYGGAP; encoded by the coding sequence ATGAGCCACGCCATCACCCCATCCCAGACCATCGGTCCGTTCTCGCACGAAGCCTGGGAGTGGGCCTGCGCCGCCTGCACGCCCGCCAATGCCGACGGCAGCGACACCATCACCATCAGCGGCGTGCTGCGCGACGGCGACGGCGCACCGGTGGGCGACGGCATGATCGAAGCCTGGACCCCGGGCGCCGCCACCATCGAGCGCGAACGCGACCACGCGCTGGCGGGCTTTCGCCGCGTGCCGACCGACGACGAGGGCCGCTTCACGCTGGTGCTGGGCCGCGCCCAGGAAGCATCGTGCGAGCCGGCGGCCCTCGTCACGGTCTTCATGCGCGGCCTGCTGGTGCACCAGTTCAGCGCCGTGTTCCTGGAAGACGACGACCTCGATCGCGCCGCCCTGCTGAACCAGGTGCCGCCGGAGCGCCGCGCCACCCTGGTGGCGCGCAAGACCGGCCCCGCCAGCTACAACTGGGACATCCGCATGCAGGGCGAGCAGGAGACCGTGTTCTTCGACTACGGCGGCGCGCCATGA
- the pcaH gene encoding protocatechuate 3,4-dioxygenase subunit beta, translating to MQFDALAPGSHPGLIYPAYKSTVKRGPTLPPVAVHAPASLKTNLAPPTSLLLPFDADLTAQGDGAPLGDKIVVTGRVLDEDGKPVRNSLLEVWQANASGRYRHKRDQHNAPLDPNFNGWGKMLTDDDGRYRFVTIKPGAYPWGNHDKAWRPAHIHFSMFGNAYAQRLVTQMYFPGDPLFEFDPIYQSISDLAARERLVSRFSLDETVGDQMLGYEFDIVLRGRNATPFGL from the coding sequence GTGCAATTCGATGCGCTCGCGCCGGGCAGCCACCCCGGCCTGATTTACCCCGCCTATAAATCGACCGTGAAACGCGGCCCCACCCTGCCCCCGGTGGCGGTGCATGCGCCGGCCTCGCTCAAGACCAACCTGGCGCCGCCGACGTCGCTGCTGCTGCCGTTCGACGCCGACCTGACCGCCCAGGGCGATGGCGCCCCGCTGGGCGACAAAATCGTCGTCACCGGCCGCGTGCTCGACGAGGACGGCAAGCCGGTGCGCAACTCGCTGCTCGAAGTGTGGCAGGCCAATGCCTCCGGGCGCTACCGCCACAAGCGCGACCAGCACAATGCACCGCTCGATCCCAACTTCAATGGCTGGGGCAAGATGCTGACCGACGACGACGGCCGCTACCGCTTCGTCACCATCAAGCCGGGCGCCTACCCATGGGGCAACCACGACAAGGCCTGGCGCCCCGCCCACATCCACTTTTCGATGTTCGGCAACGCCTACGCGCAGCGCCTGGTGACGCAAATGTACTTCCCGGGCGACCCGCTGTTCGAGTTCGACCCGATCTACCAGAGCATTTCGGACCTGGCCGCGCGCGAGCGCCTGGTGTCGCGCTTCAGTCTCGACGAGACGGTCGGCGACCAGATGCTGGGCTATGAATTCGACATCGTGCTGCGCGGCCGTAACGCCACGCCGTTCGGCCTGTGA